TGATGCCGCTGCTGGGCCTCAAGTTCCTGCTCACCAGCGGCGCCCTGCTCGACATGGGCGTGGGCGTGGCCATCCTCTTCGTGATCGCGCCCGCGGGCGGGGCGGCCGCGCGGCGGCTGGCCCTCGGCGCCGCCGGGTTCCTGGCCCTGGTGGGCATCGTCACCGCGGTCAGCCCGGCCTTCGACCGCCACCTGCTCCTCTCCGGCGTGTACCGCTTCGGCACCCTGCCGGCCAAGGATGCCCGCGAGATCCTCTACTACAAGGACGGCCGCACCGCAACCGTCTCGGCCGAGAAGATCCTGCAGAGCGGCGAGATCTTCATCGCCACCAACGGCAAGTCGGACGGGTCGCTCTCCCCGTACTGGTTCGAGGCCTGCAGCGACACGGCGCCCCGCCACCCGCTGCGCGGGGACGCCGCCACGCTCGCCCTCGCGGCGCTGATCACCCTGGCCCACACCCCTGGCGCCGAGACCGGCGCGGTGATCGGCCAGGGCACCGGGATGTCCAGTCACCTGCTGCTCGGCAGCCCCCGGCTCAAGGAGCTGTACACCATCGAGATCGAGCCGGAGATGATCGCGGCCTCGAAGCGGGGCTTCTACCCGGCCAACGCCCGCGTCTTCGATGACCCCCGCGCCCACTTCGTGGTGGACGACGCCAAGAGCTACTTCGCCGCCGCCGGCCGCAAGTACGACTTCATCTTCTCCGAGCCGTCGCACCCCTGGGTGAGCGGCGTGGCGGGGCTGTTCACCGCCGAGTTCTACGACCGGGTGAACCAGTACCTCGCGCCCGGGGGCGTCTTTGCCCAGTGGATCCACATCTACGACATCAACGACCGCCTGGTGATGACGGTCCTCTCGGCGCTGCACCAGAAGTTCCGGCACTACGAGGTGTACATGCCGGCCGTCTCGGACATGCTGGTGATCGCCACCAACAGCGACCGCGGCGTGCCCGCGCCGGACTGGGGCATCTTCCAGTTCCCGGGCATCGCGAAGGACTTCTGCCACCAGATCCCCTTCACTCCCGAGGCCATGGAGGCCACCCGCCTCGGCAACCGCACCTCCCTCGGCCCGCTGGTGGAGAACTTCCCCACCCCCAACTCCGACTTCTTCCCGCACCTCGACAACGGGGCCGAGCGCACCCGCTACATGGCACAGCAGGCCACGGGGATCTTCGGCCTCTCGTTCGAGCGGTTCGACATCACCGCGCCGTTCATCCGGCGGCGGGTGCCGCCCGCCTCGTTCACCCTGGCGCCGGCGCCCGACATCCCGCGGATGTACGACCTCTCCCTCGGCGCCACCGTGCGGGGCCCGGCCCCGGCCCTCCGCCAGGACACCGTCCCCGCCGATGAACGGAAGGCCGTGGCGCTCTACCGCGCCCGCGCCTGGCGCGCCGAGCTGGCCGCGGCCGAGGGCCCCGCCGACTGGCGGGTGTGGATCCAGCGCATGGCCGACATCGAGCACGACCGCTACGGCGGCACCAGCGGCTACGCCGACGAGGCCTTCTATGCCGAGATCGGCCGCTACCTCGACCGGCACCAGGCGCCCCCCCAGGTCCGGGCCGCCATGGAGTTCCGCCACGGCATCTCCGGCTGGGACTTCCCCCGGGCCATCCGCGCCGCCGAGCCGCTGGTGGAGGCGGCGCTGGCCAAGACCCCCTGGCTCCCCAATGACGAGCTGCGGGAGGGACTCTCGGTGGCCCTGCTGGCCACCGGCGACGCCGCCGGCGCCCGGCGGGCGTTCGAGGCGCTGGCCCCCTTCACCCGCCGCCCCTCGGGCGACTTCCGCACCGCCCTCCTGGCCTCATACATCCAGACGGTGGAGGAGCAGCAGGGGAGGGAGGCGGGAGGCGGGAGGCGGGAGGCGGGAGGCGGGAATCGGGAATCGGGAATCGGGAAGCGGGAAACGGGAAGCGGGAGACGGGGTAAGGCGCCTACCGCCTACCGCCTACCGCCTACCGCCTTACCGCCCTACCGCCCTACCGCCCTACCGCCCTACCGCCCCACCGCCTGACCGCTAGCTTTCCCGGGGTTCCGTCCCTCGACCCCTTACACGCGATCCCCATGCTCCCGATCGATCTCCGTGGCAAGCGCGCCTTCATCGCCGGCGTGGCCGACGATGGTGGGTTCGGCTTCGCCATCGCCAAGGCCATGGCGGAGGCCGGCGCCTCCATCTGCGTGGGCACCTGGCCCCCGGCGATGAACATCTTCCAGAACCTGCTCGACCGCGGGAAGATGGACGACTCCCTCGCGCTCTCGGATGGCGGGAAGATGGCGTTCGAGCGGATCTACCCGCTGGACGCCGCCTTCGACACCATGGCGGATGTCCCCGAGGAGATCCGGGAGAGCAAGCGCTACAAGGAGCGGGGCGACTTCAGCATCGCCGGGGTGGTGCAGAACTTCACCGCCGACTTCGGCGAGCGCCCGCTCGACATCGTGGTGCACAGCCTGGCCAACGGCCCCGAGGTGAAGAAGCCGCTGCTCGAAACCAGCCGCGCCGGCTACCTGGCCGCGGTGAGCGTCAGCGCCTACAGCCTGACCTCCATGGTGCGGAGCTTCTCCCCGCTGCTGCGGCCGGGGGGGTCGTTCCTCTCCCTCACCTTCATGGCGGGGGAGCGGGTGGTGCCGGGGTACGGCGGCGGGATGTCGAGCGCCAAGGCCGCGCTCGAGGCCGATACCCGCACCCTGGCCTACGAGGCGGGACGCAAGTACGGGGTGCGGGTGAACACGATCTCCGCCGGCCCCTGGGCCTCGCGCGCGGCCACCGCCATCGGCTTCATCGACACCATGGTGCGGTACTCGCGCGCCAATTCCCCCATCCCCCGCGACCTCGATGCCCGGGACGTCGGCGCCACCGCCGCCTTCCTGGCCTGCCCGCTGGCGCAGGCCATCACCGGCGCGACGGTGTACGTGGACAACGGGTACCACGCCATGGGCGTGGCGGTGGACTCCAAGTCGCTGGACGGATGAGCATGACACCGGGAGGCAGGGGCGGCGCAGCCGGGCGTGGGATCGATGCCCGGCGCGCCGTGGCCCTGGTGGCGCTGTGCGCGCTCACCGTCGCCTGCCCCCCGTCGCTGGCCGCCCAGGCCGCCCCGCCGATCCGCCAGGCCTTCCCGATGCCCGAGGAGTACCGCGGCATCCAGCTCCGGGCCCAGGAAACCCAGCGGACCCTGCTCCTCGCCATGGTCGACTCCATGCCCGAGGCCCTGTTCCGCCGCGCCGCCGCCGACGGCCAGCGGGACTTCGCCGAGCAGGTGCACCACGCCGCCAACGCCAACCAGTACATCGTGGCCCACTACCAGCTCGGCTGGGATTCGCTGCCGGTGCGGGCCGACACCGCGGTGGTGTTCAACACCCGGGCCGGGCTCCGCGCCTTCGTGGACGCGTCCTACGGCTTCAGCATCCGGGTGCTCCGGGAGCAGCCCGCCGCCGAGCGGCAGGGACTGATCTGGTACTTCGGGCAGAAGATGCCCCGCTGGATGGTGTGGGACGAGCTCAACCAGCACACCATCTGGACCGCGGGCCAGATCGTCGCGAACTTCCGGGCGGCGGGCATGGCCCCGCCCTCCTTCCTGTACTTCTGAGCCGCCCATGCTCTTCGCCCGCCTCGCCGCGCTGTCCGGGTTCATCGCCGTCGCCACCGGCGCCTTCGGCGCCCACGGGCTCAAGGCGCGGCTCACCACCGACCAGCTCCAGGTCTGGGAAACGGCCGCGCGCTATCAGATGTACCACGTGGTGCCGCTCTTCGTGGTGGCCTGGCTGCTGAGCGGCGGCCCCTGCCCATGGGCCAGCCGGGCCGGCTGGGCCTTCGTGCTGGGCACCCTGCTCTTCTCCGGCAGCCTCTACGCGCTGGCCCTGTCCGGGGTCTCCCGGCTCGGCGCGATCACGCCGTTCGGCGGCGTGGCCTTCCTGGCCGGCTGGGCCATGCTGGCGCTCGCGGTCGGCAGCCGCCGGCCCGGGTAGCCATGCACCCCGCCGCCGAGACCTACCGCGACCTCCTTACCCAGCTCGATCGCTGGTTCGCGGGCGCGCGGGCCCGGCATGGCGACGTGATCCCCTGCCGCAGCGGCTGCACCGCCTGCTGCCACGGCCTGTTCGACATCTCCGTTGCCGACCAGCTGCTGCTCCGCGAGACCATCGCCACCCTCCCCGCCGGGGTGCGCGCGGGGATCCTGGCGCGTGCCGAACGGCTGCTCGACCGCCTGCAGGCGGTGGCCCCCGAGTGGGGCCCGCCCTGGGACATCGCCGCCATCGGCGAGGACCGCTTCGACGAGATCTGCCTGGCCCTGCACGATGCCCCCTGCCCCCTGCTCGGGCCCGAGGGGGGGTGTGAGGCCTACGCCGGGCGCCCCCTCGTCTGCCGCCTGATCGGGCTGCCGATGCTCACCGCCGACGGGCTGCTGCTGGAGAACGCCTGTCCCATCCAGGAGCGCTTCCCCGCCTACGCGCTCCTCGACCCGGTGCCCTTCGACCTCGAGGTGCTCGAGGCCGCGGAGATCGCCTGCCTCGAGGCGGCGGCGGTGGAGGTGCACGGCACGCCCACCGCGGCGGCGGCCGAGACCACCATCGCGCCCGTGGCGGCGGGCGCCGTCCGCTAGCGCACCGCCGTCCCCGCGAGCGCCTCCCATGCCCAATCGTGTGCTCCGCGACCTGCTCCGCGGCCGCGGCTCCCACGCGGACCCCGTGGCCTGCGTGCTCGAGCTGCCGGCTGACCTTGCCGGCCGCCGGGTGCCCGGGGTGGAGCACACCATCTGGCAGTTGGTCTGGCACATGAGCTACTGGATGGACTACGAGCTGCGATCGCTGGCGGGCCCCGAGGTGCCCTACCCCGAGCGGGCCGACCTCAGCTGGCCCGAGACCGACGCGCCCCCCGGCGCGGAGGCCTGGGCGGCGCTGGTGGCCACCTATCGGCAGCAGGTGGACCGGCTCGGGGAGTGGTCGGCGCAGGTGGCGATGGACGGGCTGGGCGCCCGGATCGTCCACGCCGAGCGCAGCGAGACGGTGCAGGAGGTGCTGTGGCAGATGGTGGCGCACAACAGCTATCACACCGGGCAGGTGGCACAGCTGCGGCGCGCCTTCGGGGCCTGGCCCCCGCCGGGGGGTGGGGATACCTGGTAGCTCCGCGGCTCCGCGGCTCGATACCTCGGCAGCAAGAACGGCCCTCCGGAGTACTCCCCGGAGGGCCGTGGACATTCGTGCCGCCGAGCCGCCAAACCGTCCTAGGTGAGCGGATTCACCGTCGGGCTGTGGGAATACAGGTAGAAGAAGATGATCATCAGCGCGGCGATGATGACGGCGGCGAGGATCAGCGACAGGACGAAGATCGTGGTCAGGAGTTTGCCGTCGGTCTTGAGGTGCATGTAGAACATCGCCACCAGCGCGAACTTGATGGCGGAGAGCACCAGCAGCACCTCGGTATTGATCGGCTCGAGCCAGACCGCCACGCTGGCGGGGTTGTGGCGGTGCACGATCTCGTAGCACCAGACCTCGAGCGCGGTAAGCGCGAAGAGCACCAGCGCGATCTTGGTGTAGGTCTGCCAGGTCGGGTGCGCGTGGCCGTCGCCGTGCGCGTGGGCGGAAGCAGTCATGGGCGGCCGGCTCAGCGGATGAGGTAGACGACGGGGAAGATCACGATCCAGACCACGTCGACGAAGTGCCAGTACAGGGCGGCCATCTCCAGGTTGAGCGCCTTCTCGGGCGGGAGCTTGCCGCGGAGCGCCACCACCAGGACCGAGATGAGCCACACCAGCCCCAGCGTCACGTGGGTGCCGTGGAAGCCGGTCAGGGTGTAGAAGGTGGACGAGAACAGGTTGGTGGTGTAGCCCATGCCGCGATGGGCGAAGTGGCTGAACTCGTAGACCTGCATCCCGACGAAGAACACGCCGCAGATGATCGTGGCCACCAGCCAGGTGATCAGCTGCTTGCGGTTGCCCTTCTGGGCGCCGTTGAGCGCCAGCACCACGAAGAACGAACTGAAGAGCAGCAGCGCGGTGCCGAAGGTCACCAGCGGGATCTCGAGCATCTGCTCCTGCGGCGCCCCGTTGAGCAGCCACTCCTCGTGCGGCTTGGGCCCGCTCACGTCGCGGCCCTTGTACACCAGGTAGGTGCCGATGAGGGAGGCGAAGAACATGCATTCGGACCCGATGAAGGTCCAGATCGCCAGCTTCCGGTTGTCGAGGCCGGTCGCGGTGTAGTGGTGATCGTCAGCGTGCGCGTGCGCAGTCGCCACGAGGGGTCTCCGGATCGTTGGGTCGGGGCGGCGCCGTGGCGCCGCCGGGTCGCGTAGCAGGGTGGGGCCGGCGCGGGGCCGGCCCGGCGGTCAGTGCCCGGGGCCGAACGGCGGCTCGAACGCCCAGCTGTAGATGCCGTACAGGAGCAGCGCCAGCCCGACGAGGTGCACCCAGAGGTGCGACCCGCCGATGAACCCGCCCAGCGTCACCGCCACGCCCAGGGCCGCCACCAGCGGCCGCCACGAGGGGTTGGGCATGGCCACGGCGTCGTGGGCCACCGGCACCGGCTCCGGCAGGCGGCCCCCCGCGGCCCGCTTCATCTCCCACAGCGCGTCCCGGCCGTGCACCTGCGGCAGCGTGGGGAAGTTGAAGTGCTGCGGCGGCGAGGGGATCGACCACTCGAGCGTGGCGCCGTCCCACGGGTCGGCGGGCGCCGGCGGCTGCACGCTCTTCCAGGTCTTGAGGATGTTCACGATGAACACCAGCATCGAGACCGCGAGCAGGAACGCGCCCACCGTCTCCAGCTTGTTGAGCAGCTCGAAGTTCGACTCCGCGCTGTAGGTGTACACCCGGCGCGGCATGCCGTTCAGCCCCACGATGTGCATCGGGAAGAACGTGAGGTTGAACCCCGCCAGCATCAGCCAGAAGTGCACCTTCCCGAGCCCCTCGTCCAGCAGCTTGCCGAACATCTTGGGCCAGTAGAAGTACGCCCCGCCGGTCAGCGCGAAGATCGCCCCGCCGAACAGCACGTAGTGGAAGTGCGCCACGATGAAGTAGGTGTCGGTCTGCTGCAGGTCGGCCGGCGGCGAGGCGTGCATCACGCCGGAGAGGCCACCCATGATGAACATCGCGATGAACCCGATGGCGAAGAGCATCGGCGTCTGGAACGACACCCGGCCGCCCCACATCGTGCCGATCCAGTTGAAGATCTTCACGCCGGTGGGGATGGCGATGATCATCGTGGCCAGCGAGAAGAACGCGTCGGCGAAGGGGCCCATGCCGGTGGCGAACATGTGGTGCGCCCATACCCCGAAGCCCACGAAGGCGATGAACGCCCCGCTGAAGACCATCGCCGCGTACCCGAACAGCGGCTTGCGCGAGAACACCGGCAGGATCTCCGACACCAGCCCGAACGACGGCAGGATCAGGATGTACACCTCGGGATGGCCGAACAGCCAGAAGAGGTGCTGCCACAGGACCGGGTCGCCGCCGCCGCTCGGGACGAAGAAGTGGGTCCCGAAGGTCCGGTCAATCATCAGGAGGATCAGCGCCACCGTGATGATCGGGAAGGAGAGCAGCAGCAGGATCTGGGTGATGAAGCTCATCCACACGAACATCGGCATGTGCATCATCTTCATGCCGGGCGCGCGGAGGTTGATGGTGGTGACGAAGAAGTTCACCGCCGCCGCGAGCGACGCCACGCCCAGCACCTGGAGGCCCACCGTCCAGAAGTCGATGTTCATCCCCGGCGAGTACTGCTTGGTGGTCAGGTTGGCGTAGCCGAACCAGCCGCCGTCGGGGGCCGCGCCGAACAGCCAGCTGGCGTTGATCAGCAGGCCGCCGAACAGGAACACCCAGTAGCTGAACGCGTTGAGCCGGGGGAACGCCACGTCCCGGGCGCCCAGCTGCAGCGGGATCAGGTAGTTGAAGTACATCGCCGAGAGCGGCATCACCCCGAGGAAGATCATCGTGGTGCCATGCATGGTGAACAGCTGGTTGTACACCTCGGCGCTCACCAGCCGCCCGTCCGGCCCCCACAGCTGCATGCGGATGACCAGCGCCTCCAGGCCGCCGATCAGGAAGAACAGGAACGCCGTCAGGCCATACATGATCCCGATGCGCTTGTGATCCACCGTGGTGATCCAGCTCCACAGCCCGGTGGCCTCCTCGTGCTGCGCGGGGGCGTGCTCCAGGGCGGTTGTTGCCATGTCGGGTCCTCGATCGGTGTGGCGCGAGTGCGGCGCGGCTACTGGTTGGCGCGGAGGTAGGCCACCAGGGCCTGCGCCTCCTGGTCGGTCAGGCCCAGGTCGGGCATCAGCACCCCGGGCTTCCACGCCTGGGGATGCTGGATCCACCGGGCCAGGTTCTCGTCGGTGTTCGGCAGGGTGCCCGCCGCGATGTGGCTCCGGCTGCCCACGTGGTGCAGGTTCGGGCCGATCAGCGGCAGCGCGGGATAGAAGGAGTGGCAGCCCACGCATCCCTTGGTGAGGAACAGCCCCTGGCCGTCCTTCACCAGCTGGGCCGCGGTGCTGTCCGCGCTGAAGTCCTTCGGAGGGGTGTTGAAGTTGGCCGCCCAGGCATCGAACTCCTCCGGCTTGAGCGACACGATCCGGTACGCCATGCGCCCGTGCTGCACCCCGCAGAACTCCACGCACTGCGCCGGGAAGTTCCCCTCGACCTCGGCCTTGAACCAGAGGTTGTTGTACCGGCCGGGGAAGACGTCACGCTTCCCGGCGAACTGCGGCAGCCAGAAGCTGTGCAGCACGTCCGCCGTGGTCATCTCGAGGGTCACGGTGCGGCCCGACGGCACCCGCAGCTCCCCCGCGGTGGTGATGCCGAGCTGCGGATAGCGGAACTCCCACCACCACTGGTGCCCGATCACCTCCACCTGCAGCGCCTCCGGGCCCGGCTTCTGGGCCGTCTTGAAGATGGTCCGGACGGTCGGCACCGCGATCATCGCCAGGATGAAGGCCGGGATGATGGTCCAGAGAATCTCGAGCGTGGTGTTGCCATGGGTCTGGACCGGTTCTGCCGCCCCCGGGCGATCGCGGAACTTCCAGATGGCCAACAGCAGCGCCCCTTCCACCAGCACGAAGACGATCGTGGCCCACAGCAGCGTGAGCCGCATGATGGCGTCGGCGTCCCGCGCGTAGTCCGCGCGCGGCAGCAGGGTGGTCTGGGGATACTGGTCGGGAGCGCAGCCCGTGAGCACCAGGGCCACGATAAGCAGGAGGTCCGGAGCCCCGAAGCGGAGCCTCCGGACAGCGGTGTCGGGCATCAGTGCGCGCATCCTGTCATTCAGAGCGAGAGTTGCAGGGGGGCATGTAAATGCCAGCGAGAGAATAGCCTTTCACTCTCGGAGAGTCAAGAAATCATGAAGAAAGGACAAAAATATCCTTTGAAAATGGTGTAAACTCAGGGCTGACTGACCGTTGTCATGTCCAGTGTTACAGGCACCTCCCGCCCCGGAGCGCACATGACACCCGCCGAACGCGCCCGCTGGATCGCCCGCTACGGTGAAGGCCCCGACCGCCTCGAGGCTGCCCTGCACAGCGTGCCGGCCCAGGCCCTCCAGTGGCGCCCCGCGCAAGGGAAGTGGTCGGTCCATGAGATCGTGGTCCACTGCGCCGACAGCGAGACCAACGCCCACATGCGGGTACGCTACCTCCTGGCCGAGGCCGAGCCCCTGCTCATCGGATACGACCAGGACCGCTGGGCCACGGTGCTCGGCTATCACGCCCACCCCCTGCCCCTCGCCCTTGCCACGATCCGGGCCGTGCGCGCCAACACCCTGCCCCTGCTCGAGCGGCTCACCGACGCCGACTGGCGCAAGGCCGGCCGGCACACCGAGCATGGGCCGTACGGGATGGCAGACTGGCTCCAGGCCTACGGGGAGCACCTCGAGGTCCACGCGCGCCAGATCGGGCGGAACCTGGAGGCGTGGGGAAGACGGTAGGGCGGTACGGCGGCGGGAAGGAGACGCCTACCGGATCTCCACATCGAAGGCGGGTGTCGGACCCGGCACCTCAAAGCTGTAGTGCCACCACTCCTTCTCGTACTGCCGGAACCCCTCCGCCTCCATCATCTGCCGCAGGAGCTGCCGGTAGCGCAGGGTGCGGCCCGTGGCGTTGGCCCAGTGGGCCTGCTCGGAAAAGGTGTCGTAGGCCGTGCCCATGGGCACCTCGCGGCCGCCCACCGACCAGTCCACCAGCGTGAGGTCGACGGCCAGCCCCAGGTTGTGCCGGCTCTGGCTCGCGATATAGCCATCGGCCAGCAGGTGCGCCTGCCCCGTCCGGCGCGCCCACTCCACCATGGCGCGGGTGGCACGGACCGGACGGTAGCCGTCGAACACCTTGAGGCCCATGCCCCCCGAGAGCAGCCGCCGCTGCACCCGGCCCAGCGCGGCGGCCGCCTCCCGGCGCAGCAGGATCCGGTTGGGGCCGTACCCCGGGAGTGGGGCCCCGGTGAAGTTGGCCGCGGTGGCGTAGCGCGCCTCGATGACGATCGTGGTGTCCACACGGCGCAGGTCGAGCAGTAGCGAATCCGCGGCCCCCTGCCCCGCCATGGGGGCCGCCAGGAGCACGCTCGCCCAGCTGCCGATCCGCCAAACCGTGCCCCGCATCCCCGCCTCCTGTCCGGAAACCAGTCGCCATGCCGGCACGTAAGTTCCATCCGAGCAAGGCATTAGCCAAGGGCCTATGGCCTGTGGCGGTGGCTGGCGATATAATGGAACAGTCGATGGACCTTGGACGCCCCGGGCGAGTCTCAGTTCTGGCCCGGGCCGTTTCCTTTTTTTCCCCGAGTGGCATCATGCTGCGTGAAATGCGGGCCAAGCTGGGCGCTGAAATCGAGCAGCTCAGTCATGAACTCAATATCCTGATCCCCCAGGCCATCGCCACGGCGGTGGAACTGGGCGACCTGCGGGAGAATTCCGAGTACAAGGCCGCCCTGGAGCGCCAGCAGTTCGTCCAGGCCCGGCTGGGCCAGCTGCACCAGCGGCTGGCGCAGGTCAGTCAGCTCTCGACCACCGAGACGCCGGCCGACCAGGTGGGCCTCGGCTCGAGCGTGCGGGTCCTCGACCTCGACACCAACGAGGAGGAGACCTTCATGGTGGTGCTGGCCGAGATGATGGACATCGAGGCCGGGCACATCTCGCTCGCGTCCCCGCTGGGCCGCGCCCTCAAGGGGCGGAAGGTGGGTGAGGAGATCGCGCTGCGGCTCCCCCGCGGGCAGCGGACGCTGCGGGTCCTCGAAATCCGCCAGCCCTGAGCCGATGCCCATGGACTTCCCCCGCAAGCAGCTCATCCTGGTCGGTGACCGGGTGCTGATCGCGCCTGAAGAGGGAGAGGAGCGGACCCGCGTGGGGCTCTACCTCCCCGCGACGGCGCTCGACGCCCAGCAGGTGCAGAGCGGGCTGGTGATCGCCGTGGGCCCCGGCGACCCCGCCCCCGACCTGGCCAGCGCGGCCGACGACGAGCCGTGGAAGGTCAGTGACCGGCCGATGCGCTGGCGGCCGATGCAGGCGCGGGTGGGGGACCACGCGATCTTCTTCCGCAAGGCCGCGGTGGAGATCACCTTCGAGGAAAAGAAGTACCTCGTGGTCCCCCAGGCGGCGATCCTGGCGCTGGTGCGCGAGGACCTGCCCATCTAGCCGGGTCCCGGCGCCCCGCTCAGTTGAACTCGCCCTACGCCCCGCGATACTATTCACCATGCCGCTCACCCGCTTCCCCGATCACGAAGACAAGCGGGTCTTCCTGTCCACCGTCCCGGCCCTCAACCTCCCGCCGGCGCCGGGCGCCTACTCCGATCGCGTGTCCGTCGCCGTACTGTGGCTCGAGGCCGGCAGCCAGGCGCTGCAGGAGCTCTCGCAGGAGTTTGCCCTCGCGCTGATCGAGAAGGGCGGCCTCGCGGTGGTGCTCGGCGGCAGCGGCGCCGAGGCGGCGGCGGCCATCTTCGACGAGGCCGCGGCCGAGACCACCCACGCCGACCGGGAAGACGAAGCGGTCGGTCTCTGGACCGACCCCGAGGCCAGCGTCGAGGACCTGTTGTTCCTCGCAGGGGAGGAGGCCATGCCGCCCGACGCCTTCGCGGACCAGCCGTGGGACCTCGTGGTGTGGGCCCGCAGCGGCGACCCGGTGGTGCCGAAGCTCCGCGCCGCGCTCAACCGCCTCAGCGCCATCGTCGACGAACGCTACGAACTCGGCGGCGAGGACGAGGGCTGACCGTGGGGCTGCTGCGCCGGCGGGCCGCGGTGCCCGTCAGCGAGCGCGCCCGCGCCCTGCGCCTCCTCACCTGGGGCTGCCTGCTGCTGGCGGGGCTCGCCCTCGGACTGCTCGTGGCCGGGACCAAGGGGTGGGTCCCGCGCGAGACCACCGGCTCCGCGACCACGATGTTCGTCGGGCTCCTGCTGGCGGCGACCTGGACCGGACTCCGGGCCCAGCGGCAGGCCGTGGCCGACCGGGAGCGGGAAAGCGAGCGCGCCATGGTGATCGTCCTCGCCGCCCAGCTGGGGCAGCAGGATGACGACACCCTGGCGCGCATGGTCGCGAACGGTGGCCCGGCGGGTGAGGCGGCAGCGGGCATCCTGGCCGGCCGCCGGAACCCTAAAGCGTCCGCTGCCACTCCATCATCTTCGCGGTCAACGCCACCGAGGCCTCGGTCCACGCCCCCTTCGGGCCGATGAGCTGCTCCGCCTCCGACCGCTTCCCGGTGGTGGCGAGGGTCAAGACCTCCGCTGACCGCACGTGGAACTCGGCGTGCAGCTTGCGCACAACGTCATGGAACGGCGTGCGCTTGAGGGCCGCGTCACATCCGTGCAGCCACTTGCCGAACGCACAGTGGTTGTCGAGCCGGACGACCTTCACGTCCTGGTCGGTGCCGCCCTGGGCCAGGGCACTCTTGAGCCGGCTCTTCCACATTCCGTGCGCCGCAATCGCCTGCTGCAGTTCGGCCTTGGTGCTGGCGACGACTTCCGTGCTGATGCCCATGCCGCTGTCCCCTTCCTGGTGTGCGGATCCCGGTCAAGCGCAGAACCCCTCCGTCCAGCTTCGGCCGACGCGCGCCATTCCTTGAGCGACACGGTAGATTCGCCGATGATGCCGCTCCGCCTCCTCGCCCCGTTTGCGCGCGCCCTCCGGCTGCGCTGCCCCGCCTGCGGCGGGGGGCCGGTGTTCGTGGCCTGGCTGCGGATGTGCCCCAGCTGCCCCAGCTGCGGGCTGCGTTTCGACCGGGAGCCGGAGGGGGGCTATTGGGTGGGTTCCAACGCGATCAACCTCTTCGCCACCGAGGCGGTGTTCGCGCTGGGGCTGGTGGGCGTACTGGTGCGGACCTGGCCGGAACCACCGTGGGACGGGCTCCTGTGGGGCGGGATCGGCCTGATGGTGTGCTTCCCGGTGATCTTCTTCCCCTGGTCCAAGACGCTGTTCGTGGCCGTGGACCTGAGCATCCGGCCGCCGGAACCGGGGGACTACGAGAAGCCCCGGGAACCCGCGGCCCGGCGCCGCGCCTGACGCCGGGGCGCCTTCCGCTACGATTCGGCGGCGAGGCGCTCGTGCAGCCGCCGGGCGCGCTCGGGGTCGAGCGGGGGCGGCAGGGCCAGTTCCTTCCGCAGCTCGGCCACCTGGCGCGCGAACTCCCCGCCGAAGCGTTCGCACCAGTCGCAGCCGCGCACGTGGTCCTGCACCTGGGCCACCTCCGCGGGACCGAGGTCGCCGTCGAGATAATCCGACAGGCGCTCGAGCACCTCGCGGCAGCGCAGTCCCCCGACCATCCGCTCGCTATTCGCCATGGGCCCTCCGCAGTTCGGCGGCCAGCCGCAGCCGCGCGCGGTGCAACCGGGTCTTGAGGGCGGGCAGCGCCAGCCCCATCAGGGCGGCC
The Gemmatimonadota bacterium DNA segment above includes these coding regions:
- a CDS encoding CZB domain-containing protein, which produces MGISTEVVASTKAELQQAIAAHGMWKSRLKSALAQGGTDQDVKVVRLDNHCAFGKWLHGCDAALKRTPFHDVVRKLHAEFHVRSAEVLTLATTGKRSEAEQLIGPKGAWTEASVALTAKMMEWQRTL
- a CDS encoding DUF983 domain-containing protein; protein product: MMPLRLLAPFARALRLRCPACGGGPVFVAWLRMCPSCPSCGLRFDREPEGGYWVGSNAINLFATEAVFALGLVGVLVRTWPEPPWDGLLWGGIGLMVCFPVIFFPWSKTLFVAVDLSIRPPEPGDYEKPREPAARRRA
- a CDS encoding zf-HC2 domain-containing protein → MRCREVLERLSDYLDGDLGPAEVAQVQDHVRGCDWCERFGGEFARQVAELRKELALPPPLDPERARRLHERLAAES